The region ACAACGCCGTCACCCGGCTGGCCCGCGCCGTCGCCAATATCGGCAGCCACCCCTGGCCCATCGAACTGACGGACACCACCCGTGCCTTCCTGGACGGCGTCACCGAACTGACCGGCGTCGAGTTCGATCCGGAGAACCCGGACCGGATCCTCGCCGAACTGGGGACCGTTGCCCGGTTTGTGGGTGCCACCCTGCAGAACACCTCCAACCCGACCGTGTTGAAGGCCGGGTACAAGCACAACGTCATCCCCGGCACCGCCGAGGCCCTGATCGATGCCCGGACCCTGCCCGGGCAGGAGGAACAGGTGCTGGCCACCATCCGGGAACTGGCCGGCGAAGGCATCGACATCAGCTACGAGCACCAGGACGTGTCCCTCGAAGTGCCGTTCAAGGGAAACCTGGTCGACTCTATGATCTCCGCCCTGCAGGCAGAGGATCCCGGGGCCCCGGTGCTGCCCTACACGCTTTCGGGCGGCACCGACAACAAGTCCCTCAGCCGGCTGGGCATCACCGGGTACGGCTTCGCCCCGCTACGCCTGCCGGAGGACCTGGACTTCACCGGCATGTTCCACGGCGTCGATGAACGGGTTCCGGTGGACTCCCTGAAGTTCGGCACCCGGGTCCTGTCCCGGCTGCTGACCGACTACTGATCCCTGCCCCGCCTTTCGAAGGAGAACCCCTTGCCGGCCCCCGCCGATATCCTCACCCCGGAACTGCTGGAGCGCCTGCGCTCCCGTGCCGCGGGCTATGACGAAACCAACAGCTTCTTCACCGAGGACCTGGCGGACCTGCGCGCCGCGGGCTATCTCGCCCTGTTCACCCCAACGGATGAGGGCGGGGCCGGATTGGGGATTCCCGACGTCGTCTCCTGCCAGCGGCTCCTGGCATCCGCCGCGCCGGCGACGGCACTGGCAGTGAACATGCACCTGGTCTGGTGCGGCGTGGCGCACCTGCTCGCACTGGCGGGAGACCACTCGCTGGACTTCGTGCTCCGCGAGGCGGCGGCGGGCGAGCTGTTTGCCTTCGGCGTGTCCGAGCCGGGGAACCCCGCCGTGCTCTTCGATTCACACACCGCGGCCCGTCCGACGGGCGACGGCGGCTACGCCTTCACCGGCACCAAGATCTTCACCAGCCTGTCCCCGGCCTGGACCCGGCTGGGAATCTTCGGAAAGGATGCGTCGGACCCGGAGGAGCCGCGGCTGGTCTTCGGGTTTGCCGACCGCGGAACCGGGGGCATCACCATCGCGGATGACTGGGACACCATGGGCATGCGGGCCAGCCAATCCTGCACCACCCGCCTGGACAACGCGGTGGTGCCGGCCGGGCGGATGGTCCGTTCGACGCCGGTGGGTCCGCACCGCGATGCCTTTGTCTTCGGAATTTTCGCCTTGTTTGAGACCCTGCTGTCCGCCGTCTATACGGGCATCGGGGACCGGGCCGTGGAGTTGGCCGTCGAGGCCGCCTCCGGCCGTGCCGGGCGCGACGGCGTTCCGGCGTCGGCGGACCCCGCTACCCGTTGGAAGATTGCCGACGCCGCGCTCCGGATGGACGGCGTCCATCTGCAGCTCGGCGCTGTGGCGCGGGATCTGGAGGAGGGGACGGACCACGGCAGCTACTGGTTCCCGCTGCTTTCCGGCCTGAAGTACCGGACCACCGAAACGGCGCGCGGCGTCGTGGAAACCGCTGTCCGGGTAGCGGGCGGACGCAGCTATTTCCGGGGTTCCGAGCTGGAACGGCTCTACCGCGACGTCCTCGCCGGAATGTTCCACCCCTCGAGCGAGGACTCCGTGCATGCCGGCGTGGCGAACGCCGTCTTAGGCCCCGTGGAGTAGGGCCCGGTGGAGTAGAGCCCGGTGGAGCAGGGCCCGGTGGAGCAGGGCCCGGTGGAGTAGGGCCCGGTGGAGTAGGGAAGGTCGGAGGCTAGGTGGTCCGCTGGACGCGCAGGACTCTTCGGCGCAGCCAGAATCGCCGTCCGCCGCCGCTGTAGATGCGGCTGCGGTGCAGTTCCCACTTGCCGTATTCTGCGTGCTCGACGAGGCGGCGCCGAGCATCGGGCAGCGATTCGTTCGGGTCAACCGACACCACCAGGTACTCGTAGTCCCGGGAGTTTTCGCGCCGGCGGGAGACATCAGGTGCAAGAATTTGTTCGCGCATTTCCCTCCAATTTTCCCTACTTTACCGATAACGTCTAGGTCATGAGCATAGATCCG is a window of Arthrobacter sp. zg-Y1171 DNA encoding:
- a CDS encoding acyl-CoA dehydrogenase family protein, whose amino-acid sequence is MPAPADILTPELLERLRSRAAGYDETNSFFTEDLADLRAAGYLALFTPTDEGGAGLGIPDVVSCQRLLASAAPATALAVNMHLVWCGVAHLLALAGDHSLDFVLREAAAGELFAFGVSEPGNPAVLFDSHTAARPTGDGGYAFTGTKIFTSLSPAWTRLGIFGKDASDPEEPRLVFGFADRGTGGITIADDWDTMGMRASQSCTTRLDNAVVPAGRMVRSTPVGPHRDAFVFGIFALFETLLSAVYTGIGDRAVELAVEAASGRAGRDGVPASADPATRWKIADAALRMDGVHLQLGAVARDLEEGTDHGSYWFPLLSGLKYRTTETARGVVETAVRVAGGRSYFRGSELERLYRDVLAGMFHPSSEDSVHAGVANAVLGPVE
- a CDS encoding DUF5703 family protein — encoded protein: MREQILAPDVSRRRENSRDYEYLVVSVDPNESLPDARRRLVEHAEYGKWELHRSRIYSGGGRRFWLRRRVLRVQRTT